From a region of the Falsibacillus albus genome:
- a CDS encoding S-layer homology domain-containing protein yields the protein MAFQPKSYRKFIATAATATIVASAVAPAASAASFSDVSDRYKDAVDYLVSKDITQGMSATKFGTGMNIKRVDAAVMIAKALKLDTESAPSAGFTDVPERGQGAVNALKAAGIINGKSDTHFGASENMTRAEMAKVIANAYKLTGSEDLPFTDVSDTFAQYVKALYENDITGGKTATHFGSNDNVTRGEFALFVYRAENQTPEVVEVSSVDPVNAKTINVQFNQPLDEKTIDAISVVKGTDAADAGTVTSKLSADGKTLTFKASTYFKGDYTVKVPFEAVKSTKGTFVAPINQKVTVNDMAAPMVSSADAKVKATTDAVKSLTLTFDEEVSSIDFVKINNVNYDSSDITIVGNKATVAVNDLDATKSYDVTVVNATDAVGNVKEVQSAPLSVMVDNKAPSITKVEATGENTVKVTLDKELKDDTLNITGKVGTFDTNIVSDATVNPDNKMEYTLTLDPNYLFKNGNTDTVTFTVAKDALSDDIGNTNADAITKSVMVSKDATAPSVEKVETTVENGDVTGFKVTYSEDVQAVDASKVSVVNSKGEILSFANVASAAVSATDSKQVVFTLDPSIQADKYSFDFAEGFVTDKALSPNKSTANSFTVDVTDADKPVETSFTIADATAADNVVTVDFGEKVKATGNGSALSPAAYQLNGTALPADTKIEFAKTAGVIDQTKVNITLPEGFVKTSDTKAIFRVTGVQTLDNKVNNSFIAPVEVTDNTAPEATSFVATDLDKLTVTYSEALADATAPDVTDEVKLFDSKGASIAITSATVVDGKLVLTVANAAAVSKLTTTTATTVDIKDAAGNKQMENIVVNK from the coding sequence ATGGCTTTTCAACCTAAGTCCTATCGTAAATTTATCGCAACAGCAGCAACTGCTACTATCGTCGCATCTGCAGTGGCTCCTGCAGCATCTGCAGCAAGCTTCTCAGATGTATCCGACCGCTACAAAGATGCAGTAGACTACTTGGTATCCAAAGATATCACGCAAGGTATGTCCGCAACTAAATTCGGTACTGGCATGAACATCAAACGCGTTGATGCAGCAGTAATGATTGCAAAAGCGTTGAAACTTGATACTGAATCAGCTCCATCAGCTGGTTTCACGGATGTTCCCGAGCGCGGCCAAGGTGCGGTAAACGCCCTTAAAGCAGCTGGAATCATCAACGGAAAATCAGATACACATTTCGGAGCTTCTGAAAATATGACGCGTGCTGAAATGGCGAAAGTCATTGCGAATGCATACAAATTGACTGGAAGCGAAGATCTTCCATTCACAGATGTAAGCGATACATTCGCTCAATATGTAAAAGCACTTTATGAAAACGACATCACGGGCGGAAAAACAGCTACACACTTCGGCTCAAACGACAATGTCACTCGCGGAGAGTTCGCATTATTCGTTTACCGCGCTGAAAACCAAACTCCAGAAGTAGTTGAAGTATCCAGCGTTGATCCAGTCAATGCAAAAACAATCAATGTTCAATTCAACCAGCCATTGGATGAAAAAACAATCGATGCAATCTCCGTTGTAAAAGGAACAGATGCTGCTGATGCAGGAACTGTAACATCCAAACTAAGTGCTGATGGAAAGACACTTACATTTAAAGCAAGCACTTATTTCAAAGGTGACTATACTGTAAAAGTTCCCTTCGAAGCAGTCAAAAGCACAAAAGGAACTTTCGTTGCGCCAATCAACCAAAAAGTAACAGTCAATGACATGGCTGCACCAATGGTTTCATCTGCTGATGCGAAAGTGAAAGCTACAACAGATGCCGTTAAATCACTTACATTGACATTTGACGAAGAAGTGAGCTCCATCGATTTCGTCAAAATCAACAACGTGAACTACGACAGCAGCGACATCACAATCGTCGGAAACAAAGCTACTGTTGCCGTTAATGATTTAGATGCGACAAAATCTTACGATGTAACCGTCGTAAATGCGACAGATGCTGTTGGAAATGTGAAAGAAGTACAATCTGCTCCATTGAGCGTCATGGTGGACAACAAAGCTCCTTCTATCACTAAAGTAGAAGCAACTGGCGAAAACACTGTGAAAGTGACGCTTGATAAAGAACTAAAAGATGATACATTGAACATCACAGGAAAAGTCGGCACTTTCGATACAAATATCGTATCAGATGCGACTGTAAACCCTGATAACAAAATGGAATACACATTAACATTGGATCCAAACTACTTATTCAAAAATGGCAATACGGATACTGTTACATTCACAGTTGCCAAAGATGCATTATCAGATGATATCGGCAATACAAATGCTGATGCAATCACAAAATCAGTCATGGTTTCAAAAGATGCAACAGCGCCTTCTGTTGAAAAAGTAGAAACTACAGTTGAAAATGGCGATGTAACTGGCTTCAAAGTTACTTACAGCGAAGATGTACAAGCTGTAGATGCTAGCAAAGTTTCTGTTGTAAACTCTAAAGGCGAGATCCTTTCATTCGCTAACGTTGCTTCAGCTGCTGTATCTGCAACTGACAGCAAACAAGTAGTATTCACTCTTGATCCAAGTATACAAGCTGATAAATACAGCTTCGACTTTGCTGAAGGATTCGTAACGGACAAAGCACTTAGCCCGAACAAATCAACAGCAAATTCATTCACAGTCGATGTAACCGACGCGGACAAGCCGGTTGAAACTTCCTTCACAATCGCTGACGCAACAGCAGCAGACAACGTTGTGACTGTAGACTTTGGCGAAAAAGTAAAAGCAACTGGAAACGGTTCAGCCCTTTCACCGGCTGCGTACCAATTGAATGGAACAGCTCTTCCAGCTGACACTAAAATTGAATTCGCTAAAACAGCTGGTGTAATCGACCAAACAAAAGTCAACATCACACTTCCTGAAGGATTCGTGAAAACAAGCGATACGAAAGCAATCTTCCGTGTAACTGGCGTGCAAACACTTGATAACAAAGTGAACAACTCGTTCATCGCTCCAGTTGAAGTAACAGACAACACAGCTCCAGAAGCTACTTCATTCGTAGCAACGGATCTAGACAAGCTGACTGTCACATACTCAGAAGCACTTGCTGACGCAACTGCTCCTGACGTAACGGACGAAGTAAAACTATTTGACAGCAAAGGTGCTTCCATTGCCATCACAAGCGCAACAGTAGTTGACGGCAAACTAGTCCTAACTGTCGCTAACGCGGCTGCAGTAAGCAAATTAACTACAACTACTGCTACTACTGTAGACATTAAAGATGCTGCAGGCAATAAGCAGATGGAAAATATTGTAGTGAACAAATAA
- a CDS encoding S-layer homology domain-containing protein, whose amino-acid sequence MIYFEGAGEYLAYKENLQHQAYIIGYADGSFRPDAFVTRAQMATMLSRNLANENALDSKHSFKDVSSDYWAANAIAIFNELDMMTGYTNGEFGPQDHITRAKMATFAYRWINKKCSSDSGSYTFCVTLGNKAEPYRDIPQNYWANEAITVIRNSGIMEGYGDNTSI is encoded by the coding sequence ATGATTTATTTTGAAGGGGCTGGTGAATACCTTGCGTATAAAGAAAACTTACAACATCAAGCGTATATTATTGGATATGCTGATGGAAGCTTCCGTCCGGATGCGTTTGTGACAAGGGCACAAATGGCAACCATGTTATCACGTAATCTAGCGAACGAGAATGCACTAGATTCCAAGCATTCATTCAAAGATGTTTCGTCTGATTATTGGGCTGCCAATGCGATCGCAATTTTCAACGAATTAGACATGATGACAGGTTATACAAATGGCGAATTTGGTCCACAAGATCATATTACCCGTGCCAAAATGGCAACTTTCGCCTATCGTTGGATAAATAAGAAATGTTCTTCTGACAGTGGTAGTTACACGTTCTGTGTAACGCTAGGAAATAAAGCTGAGCCTTATCGGGACATTCCCCAAAACTATTGGGCAAATGAAGCGATTACTGTAATCAGAAACAGTGGAATTATGGAAGGCTACGGTGATAACACTTCCATCTAG
- a CDS encoding S-layer homology domain-containing protein, which yields MAYQPKSYRKFVATAATAAVVASAIAPAASAAGFTDVSDRYKEAVDYLVSKDISQGMTDTHFGTGMNIKRVDAAIMIANALNLDTKSAPAAGFTDVPERGQGAVNALKDAGIIDGKSATHFGAADFMTRAEMAKVIANAYKLTGSEDLPFTDVSDTFEQYVKALYSNDITGGKTATHFGSSENVTRGEFALFVYRAENPVAPEVVSVSAVDPTTVKVNFNTRVDDVDFTNFTVNHGLTVVKATLSADKKSAMVKVNNAFTRNQEYTLTANGLKSVSGQEGTENLTGSFTWSVNDGVTVSLDSSTLSAIGATSGITVVDQDGKDVSGASVSVASSNDNIVTATTDGSVGGTTVTAIDEGSADVTVTVTLADGTVLTNTFVVTVAVKPDQVANQGYTLVTTASTDAPENTVAFNNSTKTTSMYAGTSKEVAMFDTVNSDPQTSHIDFTGATVKSLNPITATASISGSDLTVTANPGQSGKASFEVTLADNTKRTFSVDVMKEAALAGISTSATSVKLSDEEINNGTVEGVNQKTVTVDSVDQYGDNIAFGTTGKVTVTTNTDGLVIGGLDNAPTNEIDFNAGADTSDTFTITSTKDKIVNGTVYVKYFKNATDASPYMTKAISVNVVNVDASATHTSLDIVAPSEIDANAANTATTADVNHIDFGAANVYVLDSKGNRLEQVPATATMVGSNDWVAVNTNDLAFTGDALTLLTAKDTVNVDVTADGITKRLPIKYMNSASVPASATVNTKPVAVKLTGTDTSISFNDLIFGKLDPNQLIDDTDISEFIAVKHAASNNGYLYNKPLVMVKDSTGKAISTGADVYGVDDSQINGNIWFDEQSAATMGFSDENFDVDFSVANVTTTGTATLPAASALTDTVSVPAAGDTVTFTLVIKSIYVEGASATDNNLLAAPVTVNVTVTK from the coding sequence ATGGCTTATCAACCTAAGTCTTATCGCAAGTTTGTTGCAACTGCTGCAACTGCTGCTGTTGTAGCATCTGCAATTGCACCTGCAGCTTCTGCGGCTGGATTCACAGACGTTTCTGATCGCTACAAGGAAGCAGTAGATTACCTAGTATCTAAAGATATCTCTCAAGGTATGACTGATACTCATTTCGGTACTGGAATGAACATCAAACGTGTTGACGCAGCAATCATGATTGCAAATGCGTTGAACCTTGACACAAAATCAGCTCCAGCAGCTGGATTTACAGATGTTCCTGAGCGCGGCCAAGGTGCAGTAAATGCCCTTAAAGATGCTGGAATCATCGATGGTAAATCTGCAACTCACTTTGGTGCTGCAGACTTCATGACTCGTGCTGAAATGGCAAAAGTTATCGCCAACGCTTACAAATTAACTGGAAGTGAAGATCTTCCATTCACTGATGTAAGTGATACATTCGAACAATATGTTAAAGCTCTTTATTCAAATGACATCACAGGTGGTAAAACTGCAACTCACTTTGGCTCAAGTGAAAACGTAACACGTGGCGAATTTGCTCTATTCGTATACCGTGCGGAAAACCCAGTTGCACCTGAAGTTGTTAGCGTAAGTGCAGTAGATCCAACTACAGTGAAAGTTAACTTCAATACACGTGTAGACGATGTTGATTTCACTAATTTCACTGTGAATCATGGGCTTACTGTTGTAAAAGCTACACTTTCAGCAGATAAAAAATCTGCAATGGTTAAAGTGAACAATGCTTTCACTCGCAATCAAGAATACACTTTAACTGCAAATGGTCTCAAGAGTGTAAGTGGACAAGAAGGCACTGAAAATTTAACAGGTTCATTTACTTGGTCTGTTAATGATGGTGTAACTGTATCTTTGGATAGCAGTACATTATCTGCAATTGGTGCAACTTCTGGTATTACTGTAGTTGACCAAGATGGAAAAGATGTTTCTGGTGCTTCTGTTAGTGTGGCTTCCTCAAATGATAACATTGTAACTGCTACAACTGATGGTTCGGTTGGTGGTACAACAGTAACAGCAATCGATGAGGGTTCAGCTGACGTAACTGTTACAGTAACTCTAGCTGATGGAACAGTTTTAACTAACACTTTTGTAGTTACTGTTGCAGTTAAACCTGATCAAGTTGCTAACCAAGGATATACTCTAGTAACTACTGCATCTACAGATGCTCCTGAAAATACTGTTGCTTTCAATAACAGCACAAAGACAACTAGCATGTATGCAGGTACATCAAAAGAAGTTGCGATGTTTGATACTGTAAACAGTGATCCTCAAACTAGTCATATTGATTTCACTGGAGCAACAGTAAAATCTTTAAATCCAATCACTGCAACTGCATCAATATCTGGTTCGGATCTAACAGTTACTGCAAATCCTGGTCAATCAGGAAAAGCTTCATTTGAAGTTACTCTTGCAGATAACACTAAGAGAACATTTAGTGTGGATGTTATGAAGGAAGCTGCACTTGCTGGTATTTCAACTAGTGCAACATCAGTTAAGCTTTCTGATGAGGAAATAAACAATGGAACTGTTGAAGGTGTTAACCAAAAAACGGTTACAGTAGATTCAGTTGATCAATATGGTGATAATATTGCTTTTGGAACAACGGGTAAAGTTACAGTAACTACTAATACTGACGGTTTAGTAATTGGTGGATTAGATAATGCACCTACTAATGAAATTGATTTTAACGCAGGTGCAGATACTTCAGATACATTTACTATTACATCTACAAAAGATAAGATTGTAAATGGCACAGTTTATGTTAAATATTTCAAAAATGCTACAGATGCTTCACCTTACATGACAAAAGCTATTTCTGTTAATGTTGTTAATGTTGATGCATCAGCGACACATACAAGTTTAGATATCGTTGCTCCATCTGAAATTGATGCAAATGCAGCTAATACTGCTACAACTGCTGATGTTAACCACATTGATTTTGGAGCAGCTAATGTATATGTTTTAGACTCCAAAGGAAATCGTTTAGAACAAGTACCTGCTACTGCAACTATGGTAGGAAGTAATGATTGGGTTGCTGTAAACACTAACGACCTTGCGTTCACAGGTGATGCCTTAACGCTTCTTACAGCGAAAGATACTGTAAACGTTGACGTTACTGCAGATGGTATTACAAAACGTCTTCCAATCAAATACATGAACTCAGCAAGCGTTCCAGCAAGTGCTACAGTAAATACTAAGCCAGTTGCAGTAAAATTAACAGGTACTGATACTTCAATATCATTTAATGACCTTATCTTTGGTAAATTAGATCCAAATCAATTAATTGATGATACAGATATCAGTGAATTTATCGCTGTTAAGCATGCTGCTTCAAATAATGGATATCTATATAATAAGCCTCTTGTAATGGTGAAGGATTCTACAGGAAAAGCTATTTCTACAGGAGCTGATGTTTACGGAGTTGATGACTCACAAATTAATGGAAACATTTGGTTCGATGAGCAATCAGCAGCTACTATGGGCTTCAGTGATGAAAACTTTGATGTTGACTTCTCTGTAGCTAACGTAACAACTACTGGTACTGCTACTCTTCCTGCGGCATCTGCTTTAACTGATACAGTTTCAGTTCCAGCTGCTGGAGATACAGTAACGTTCACTCTTGTTATCAAATCAATTTATGTTGAAGGTGCTTCTGCAACAGATAATAATCTTCTTGCAGCTCCTGTAACAGTAAATGTAACTGTAACAAAATAA
- a CDS encoding O-antigen ligase family protein codes for MSHKNSLTYYTILIMLFVVPLMYFKTYIGPIPVSVEVISIPILVLIFLWDYINGRLQFNTLPIKWFAIAFAAFFIIAVISMVKAVSYGPAVMELARYLSYVFLFFIVAKVDFTKKQYKNFAISFLLAALIVGLFGVLQYVFNYSLNKAGLYALKEAKGRVDSTLINPNYYASYLNIVIPTLFLLAVVYFKNKTAQLLMFAFYGIYVINVILTYTRSAWMTMACGLVLIIIIMPKTFVKKFFKPHVLIAFVVLAVVVYFLPDVQSRTNSAIYAMEELVFKKHATHHNAGDGTDVENNDEQEQTPEDATTNKAVVSRVTLWKTGWYMFKDNPVLGVGMGNYYVRYKDFTEKYPELDIGYDKYSVHNSYLKVAAETGIFGILAFLFIYIVYYLKIAALYFRQDTLGKVIAAGLFVGGATFMVQNLSNNLIFIPQLNVIFWILAAVGVGFLHKNQEQF; via the coding sequence ATGTCTCACAAGAATTCACTCACATATTATACAATTTTAATCATGTTGTTTGTTGTCCCGCTCATGTATTTCAAAACATACATCGGTCCCATCCCAGTGTCAGTCGAGGTCATCTCGATCCCGATCCTGGTGCTGATTTTCTTATGGGACTATATCAATGGAAGGCTCCAATTCAATACGCTGCCGATTAAATGGTTTGCGATTGCATTTGCCGCCTTTTTCATCATTGCCGTCATCTCAATGGTGAAAGCAGTTAGCTACGGTCCTGCTGTGATGGAGTTGGCCCGCTACTTGTCCTATGTATTTCTTTTCTTTATCGTTGCAAAAGTTGATTTTACGAAAAAACAGTACAAAAACTTTGCCATCTCTTTCTTGTTGGCAGCACTCATCGTTGGTTTGTTCGGTGTCCTTCAATACGTGTTCAACTACTCGCTGAATAAGGCAGGATTGTATGCATTGAAGGAAGCAAAGGGAAGGGTCGACTCGACGTTGATCAACCCGAACTACTATGCGTCCTATTTAAACATCGTCATCCCGACCTTATTTTTACTGGCGGTTGTTTACTTCAAAAATAAAACGGCTCAGCTGTTAATGTTCGCTTTCTATGGCATCTATGTCATCAACGTCATCTTGACGTATACCCGTTCTGCTTGGATGACAATGGCGTGTGGACTTGTCTTGATCATCATCATCATGCCGAAAACGTTCGTGAAGAAATTCTTCAAGCCTCATGTATTGATTGCGTTTGTCGTGCTGGCAGTCGTTGTCTACTTCCTTCCGGACGTGCAGTCACGGACAAATTCGGCCATTTACGCGATGGAAGAATTGGTATTCAAAAAGCATGCAACGCACCATAATGCCGGTGATGGCACAGATGTGGAAAACAACGACGAGCAGGAGCAGACACCTGAGGATGCGACAACGAATAAGGCCGTCGTCTCTCGTGTCACCCTGTGGAAAACGGGCTGGTACATGTTTAAGGACAACCCGGTATTGGGTGTCGGCATGGGGAACTACTATGTCCGTTATAAAGACTTCACGGAGAAATATCCGGAACTTGATATCGGTTATGATAAATATTCCGTCCACAATTCTTATTTAAAGGTAGCAGCTGAAACCGGGATCTTCGGTATTTTAGCTTTCTTGTTCATCTATATCGTGTACTATTTGAAGATTGCAGCTCTATATTTCAGACAGGACACGCTTGGAAAAGTGATTGCCGCAGGACTCTTTGTCGGCGGTGCGACATTCATGGTGCAGAATCTGTCCAATAACCTGATCTTCATCCCGCAGCTGAACGTGATCTTCTGGATCCTTGCAGCCGTCGGGGTCGGGTTCCTGCATAAAAATCAGGAGCAATTCTAA
- a CDS encoding glycosyltransferase, with protein MKVVHMISGGETGGSRKHVVTLLSKLPKEQVCLIVFQEGSLAEEARQAGVRVELFKQNSRYDLSILSRLVSFINEEKFDILHTHGPRANLFASWIKKKLNAVWMTTIHSDPKLDFMKSGLKGWVFTKLNLSAIRKIDYFFAVSQRFKDNLMEFGIPDEKIQTVYNGIDFSEPLPAALDKKKELNLPEQAMILTMTARLHPVKGHEIVFDALKRLHNPNIHLLLVGDGPIREELEGEIRDLKLQDRVTLAGFRKDVKEIFTISDLSLLASYSESFPLVLLEAANEQVPIITTDVGGVHELIDSGDKGWIVPVGDASAYAKAIDAAYNEWNSGTLTEKGEKLRDHAVSHFSLDHLAALIWKVYKEKIN; from the coding sequence ATGAAAGTGGTTCATATGATAAGCGGCGGAGAAACGGGCGGTTCACGAAAGCACGTCGTCACCCTCTTATCAAAACTGCCGAAGGAACAAGTATGCTTGATCGTCTTTCAGGAAGGATCATTGGCGGAAGAAGCAAGACAAGCCGGCGTCAGGGTTGAGCTATTCAAGCAGAACTCCCGCTATGACTTGAGCATTCTAAGTCGCCTTGTTTCTTTCATCAATGAAGAAAAATTCGATATTCTCCATACGCATGGTCCACGGGCGAATCTTTTCGCCTCATGGATCAAAAAAAAGCTGAATGCTGTCTGGATGACGACCATCCACAGCGATCCGAAGCTTGATTTCATGAAGTCCGGACTAAAAGGATGGGTATTCACCAAACTGAACCTATCCGCCATCCGCAAAATCGATTACTTTTTCGCTGTGTCTCAGCGATTTAAGGACAACTTGATGGAATTCGGGATTCCTGATGAAAAAATTCAAACGGTTTATAATGGAATTGATTTTTCCGAGCCGCTGCCTGCTGCCCTAGATAAAAAGAAAGAACTGAATCTGCCGGAACAAGCCATGATTTTGACAATGACGGCCAGACTGCATCCTGTGAAAGGACACGAAATTGTATTCGACGCATTGAAGCGATTACATAATCCCAATATCCATTTATTGCTCGTCGGCGACGGACCTATCCGTGAAGAGTTAGAAGGGGAAATCCGTGACCTAAAACTTCAGGATCGTGTGACGCTGGCAGGATTCCGCAAAGATGTGAAGGAAATTTTCACAATTTCAGATCTCTCATTGCTGGCATCCTATAGTGAAAGCTTTCCGTTAGTGCTCTTAGAGGCTGCGAACGAACAGGTGCCTATCATTACGACGGATGTCGGCGGGGTTCATGAGTTGATCGACAGCGGGGATAAGGGCTGGATCGTCCCGGTCGGTGATGCTTCTGCATATGCCAAAGCCATCGATGCCGCATATAACGAATGGAATAGCGGCACTTTAACAGAAAAGGGAGAAAAGCTTCGGGATCATGCCGTTTCCCATTTTTCACTCGACCATTTGGCCGCACTTATCTGGAAAGTATATAAAGAAAAAATAAATTGA
- a CDS encoding WecB/TagA/CpsF family glycosyltransferase: MEKEQYFGVNVSPMDYEEIIADLKKRIQAREKSTIIAVNPEKVMAAEKDPELMNLINGATYQIPDGVGILLASKMKKGSISSRVTGVDMMARLLKFAADDSLKVFLYGAKEEVVQKAAENIHASYPGIQIAGIQNGYEKDEQKVVNKINEAKADLLFVAMGSPRQELWIRKHMDELHPVVYQGVGGSFDVFAGHVKRAPAFFRNLGLEWFYRLMKEPQRFKRQLALPKFLLRVLRSK; the protein is encoded by the coding sequence ATGGAAAAAGAACAGTACTTCGGGGTCAATGTGTCTCCGATGGATTACGAAGAAATCATAGCTGATTTGAAAAAACGAATTCAGGCACGCGAGAAATCCACGATCATTGCGGTCAACCCTGAGAAGGTCATGGCAGCGGAAAAAGATCCGGAGCTGATGAACTTGATCAACGGGGCAACGTATCAAATTCCGGATGGAGTGGGGATTCTCCTGGCTTCCAAGATGAAAAAAGGCAGCATTTCATCCCGGGTGACCGGCGTCGATATGATGGCACGCCTGTTGAAATTTGCTGCCGATGATAGTCTAAAAGTCTTTTTGTACGGTGCAAAGGAAGAGGTCGTCCAAAAAGCAGCGGAAAACATCCATGCATCCTATCCAGGGATTCAAATAGCCGGCATTCAAAATGGCTATGAAAAGGATGAACAGAAAGTCGTCAACAAAATCAATGAAGCCAAGGCAGACCTCTTGTTTGTCGCGATGGGAAGCCCTAGGCAGGAGCTGTGGATCCGAAAGCATATGGATGAGCTTCATCCCGTTGTCTATCAGGGAGTAGGGGGAAGCTTCGACGTATTTGCCGGCCATGTGAAAAGGGCACCTGCATTTTTCCGGAACTTGGGACTTGAGTGGTTTTATCGATTGATGAAGGAGCCGCAAAGATTCAAAAGACAGCTGGCCCTTCCGAAATTTTTATTAAGGGTGCTTCGTTCGAAATAA
- a CDS encoding nucleotide sugar dehydrogenase, whose amino-acid sequence MKKICVVGLGYIGLPTSAIFARAGYEVVGVDVNQKVIDLLNKGEIHIEEVGLPELVKEVVENGKLRGATSPEDADAFIIAVPTPIHDDYTANVDYVVNATKAILPYLKKGNVVIVESTIPPRTMDDVVAPIIQEHGFDPYTDVHLAHCPERVLPGRILIELIENTRIVGGISPEASKQAGDVYRAVVTGDVIETEAVTAEMSKLMENTFRDVNIALANELVKISAKLGVNAHNVIELANKHPRVNIHQPGPGVGGHCLAVDPYFIVEKAVEESPLIQTSRKINNSMPHFVIEQVNRLTCELENPKIAVFGLTYKGNIDDVRESPALDIAKDLVDNTRYHVSVYDPHVRDEQVSFKLDTFEDAIDGAHLVLVLADHNEFKNLNGDALVKQMKSPVIFDTKNCVPDLQELLIYRIGDLTNLKAIQE is encoded by the coding sequence ATGAAGAAAATTTGTGTCGTAGGCTTAGGCTATATTGGGCTGCCTACTTCTGCTATTTTTGCTAGAGCCGGCTATGAAGTAGTTGGTGTAGATGTTAATCAAAAAGTCATTGATTTATTAAATAAAGGTGAAATCCACATTGAAGAAGTCGGTCTTCCGGAGCTAGTGAAGGAAGTCGTTGAAAACGGAAAGCTTCGTGGGGCGACGTCTCCAGAGGATGCAGATGCTTTCATCATTGCCGTTCCAACACCGATTCATGATGATTATACAGCGAATGTCGACTACGTCGTGAATGCGACGAAAGCAATCCTTCCTTATTTGAAAAAAGGGAATGTGGTCATTGTCGAATCTACGATACCGCCGCGTACGATGGATGATGTCGTAGCACCGATCATTCAAGAACACGGTTTCGATCCATATACCGATGTTCACTTGGCTCACTGCCCTGAACGCGTCCTTCCAGGAAGGATCTTGATCGAATTGATTGAAAATACTCGCATCGTCGGCGGCATCTCTCCAGAAGCGTCGAAGCAAGCAGGGGATGTATACCGTGCTGTCGTCACAGGGGATGTCATCGAGACGGAAGCCGTCACTGCTGAAATGTCCAAGCTGATGGAAAATACATTCCGTGATGTCAATATCGCCCTTGCCAATGAGCTTGTGAAGATTTCTGCCAAGTTAGGCGTCAATGCACACAACGTGATCGAACTTGCGAATAAGCATCCACGCGTCAATATTCACCAGCCGGGACCTGGCGTAGGCGGACATTGCCTTGCGGTCGATCCGTATTTCATCGTTGAAAAAGCGGTGGAGGAATCTCCGCTTATCCAAACGTCACGAAAAATCAACAACTCGATGCCTCATTTTGTCATTGAGCAAGTGAATCGCTTGACATGCGAACTGGAAAATCCAAAAATCGCCGTGTTCGGATTGACGTACAAAGGAAACATTGATGATGTCCGCGAAAGTCCGGCATTGGATATCGCCAAAGATTTGGTGGACAACACACGCTATCATGTCAGCGTCTACGATCCTCATGTACGCGACGAACAAGTTTCCTTTAAGCTTGATACTTTCGAAGATGCGATCGATGGGGCACATTTGGTGCTTGTATTGGCTGACCATAACGAATTTAAAAACTTAAATGGGGATGCACTCGTCAAGCAAATGAAATCACCGGTCATTTTTGATACGAAAAATTGTGTGCCGGATCTTCAAGAGTTGCTGATCTACCGAATCGGAGATTTGACGAACTTGAAAGCAATCCAGGAGTAG